One region of Thunnus albacares chromosome 8, fThuAlb1.1, whole genome shotgun sequence genomic DNA includes:
- the bola1 gene encoding bolA-like protein 1, whose protein sequence is MLPSVLRCARPASTSLALTRPLAHFRPHMDPDPSRPVERTIRTKLTDSFKPDHLEVHNESHMHAVPPGSESHFRVLVVSSQFEGLPLIQRHRLVNEALKEELSNCIHALAIQAKTPAQWGNNPSLAKSPPCMGGSRGDHTMAEKLKAGRE, encoded by the coding sequence ATGCTGCCCAGTGTCCTCCGCTGTGCTCGGCCCGCCTCCACCAGTCTTGCCTTAACCCGGCCTCTGGCCCACTTCAGACCACACATGGACCCAGACCCCAGCCGACCCGTTGAGAGGACTATCAGAACCAAACTGACCGACTCATTCAAACCGGACCACTTAGAGGTGCACAATGAGAGCCATATGCACGCCGTGCCCCCCGGTTCTGAATCGCATTTCCGTGTTCTGGTTGTCAGCTCCCAGTTTGAGGGTCTGCCATTGATACAGCGTCACCGTCTGGTTAATGAGGCTTTGAAGGAGGAGTTGAGCAACTGCATTCATGCGCTGGCTATCCAGGCAAAGACTCCTGCGCAGTGGGGGAATAACCCCTCCCTGGCTAAGAGTCCACCCTGCATGGGAGGCTCAAGGGGAGATCACACAATGGCGGAGAAACTGAAGGCCGGGCGAGAGTGA